agttcttaacaatattgatagttggtaaattgtgacctaattattgtgttactacatacccacagcgggttgtccctataattttgtccaagtctgtatatctgAATGCTGCTGAGCTCATGAAAGACACTACAAGTCGCATAAACGTTGCAGCGCAAAGTTGAGCTCTGGAAATAGTAAGTTTTGCGTAGACATGGAACAACCGTTCCTGTTATTATACCAATACCGCTGATGAATCATTGCTTTTTATTGTCTTTGCCAAGGCATGGAtttcaaacattttgaaaCTTTTCGTCTTTCTTTATAGCTCGTACGTAGTCGAGACTGAGGATGGTTTGGTGTTTTTCAAAAACGTTTTAATAATAGCAACAGTTTATTCGCGTTTTTAGCAGTTATATGGATTTTTTCCATAAATTGGAAGGATCGGAAGACCAAATCTACCTTGTGTAATAGGCAATCCAAATTTAGCGTTATTGGTGGCTAGCAGATAAGCTCCTGGCAATTTCAAATGTCTTTCTGATTTCTTTATCATGTTGGTATTTTATGGATGATAGTAGTATAGAGACTACCGGTTCTGGACCACCTCTGTAAGGCTTCTAGGAATCCAATCCTTTTGCACGTTCTACGCCTGTAAGGATTCTAAGAAGCTAATACTGCTTGCACGAGTGGTCCAGCTTTTCCCCATCTATTTGATTGGTCCACCCCCTGTCTCCCGTCTTTGAGTCTAAAGTATGTATATATCTTGTCTATTTAATATCTTCCGTCGTCGAGGGCGCGCACCCCCACTCGGCGCCTGAGTCGTGGAAGCTCCATCGTGTTTAAAGTTGTATTAGGTACGTGTAATCTATAGTATATAGCACAGCTATGATATCTTTGAGAATTCTTAGCGCTGTTCAAGCGGTACGTTATCGTGGTAAATGTCTTGCCGCTCTTCCTATACATTTTCAACGACGGTTAGGAGTCTGGGGGCTTGAAATGCCCAATGGAAGAGTTTGAATCGTGACGTGTCCTCCATCAGAGTGCGATGATGACTAGAGCTGCCAAAGGGGTTATAATGTTATTGTGGATTTGGCGAGGGAGCTCGGTGCCACCAACATCCAAGAAGCTATGTGCTCTGCAGCCGAGAACGATCATCTCGAGATCATTCGTCAATACCGGGAAAGGGTGCCACCGATCTCGACCGGGCCATAAGCCGTGCGGCTGAGGGAGGCTACCTCGAGCTCGTGTGCCAGTGTCGGAGTGGGGTACTAGTTGTTTGCAGTTGATGTGACATCAAAAAATTGATGAAAGAAATAgaccatttaaatcaaacatgCCACATTGAAGACAACTTTCTATACTGCATACTTTTTATGACATAATGTGCAGCTGTTTAGAGACTATCGCTAATTAATTCATCTATTAGTATTTACAGACAATTCTTAACATCATTCAATTTCAATTTACTATATTTAGCTAATCTCTATAAGAGCAGTAGTTATATAGATAGCTCCATGCAGAGAAAATGACCAACAAGCTGGCAACCCGACATTGCAACCAGGTCTTGTCATCATTTGGTCTTTAATTTTCTAGTTGATTCAGCTTTAACTGTACCGTGGTAAGGGCATGATTGCTTGTCTTGCATAAAAGTCTCAAGGACTTTGCTTTCTAAATTTAGAatttcaatgttttgtttcGCACTCTAGAATGCAGATTATGCATGTAGTTGACTAAATCAGGTAGCTAGTTGACGAATGAAAGCATACAGTAAAGCTATTTATCATAACATACCTCTAAGAAACAATGAGAGCGGATGTCTGTCGGTCTATTGAAGTTCAACGAAGAAACTGTCTTGTTGTAACATCTAGTAACGCGTGCTGTTTGACCGAATTTAACAGTGTATACATTGAAGAAAACGGTCGGGGCGTATACATATCTGGTACACGTGTTGAAAGAagtttatatatacatatccAACTGATCGACGCCCCTATTCTACATAGTTTTGGCAGCGTCGTCTTTTCAACGTCTGACTAAATTTAACGACTGAATTTAATTGTTAAATTAGCACTGACTGAATTCTTCACGACACTCTCGTATACACAGCTTACCTTGCATATGCTCTAAATAGTATCGAATTGTTAGCGCATGTCGACAATGTCACGTGCCCATCAATGTGTGTCCAGCTCTCTTATTTCTCACGCTCTTCACTAATTAGATTCAAGGTGGTTGAACGCACGATGAATTAGCTGACTTGTATGCTTGTAACATAGGCTAGCTGGGTTTAGCACGTTACTGCTTCTTGACAAACATGTATATATTTAGCTAACCTACACCTAATTTTCTTTGGAGCAGCAAATTTTGAGGAGCCTAAATAGATGCATGCTTGCAGCTGGCTACGCTTCTCGATAATTATAATTGTTGGAGTTGAGGTCATTAGTGTACTATTGGGTTCTTGGTGAGAGACACCGAGTGACCGTCTACCCTTGCACACAACCGTGTTCACACACAAAAGGCCCTAGGCTAAACCACACTTAACTATAGACGTGGCCAACACAATACAGTAACCTCTAATACATCCACCTTTCTGAAGTCAATAAACTGCCTTACCAACATCTCCCTTCTCAAAGCATGCAACTCTACTTATTACGTTCTATAAGTCTAAACGTTTAACAGTGACTACTCGTCTTCTACTCCTTGTCCTGAGTTTTGGTGAATTCTGTGGGACTCGACTTTCTTATGTAGATGTTTCAGTTTGCTAATGCCCTGAGTCGAATTGGGGTTGGGTGTCTTCACTGGAATTTCCTCCTGCTGTTGTGATGGTGGAATGTTCACTAGATGTCGCCTGTTTCTTGGAACAGTTGTTGATGGAATTTGCACCCCGTATGACCTTGGTGTTGACTCATCTTGTAACACTTTTCCCGGTTGTTGCCAATATGTCTCCCAAACAGTAGTGCCCTCAGTTAAAGGTTTCAACACTTTAGTCACATGTCGCTTGTTAAATCTTCtttttttgtcttctttaCCGATTGCTTCATTTTTTAAAATCTCCTTCCAAGAAAGTGCTCTTGGGTGTAAAACTTGAGGTAATTTCGGCACAACAGATCGAATTTGTCTTCCCATAAAGTAATTCAGATGGCGAAAATCCGTTCGCTACTGGTATAGCTCGATACGCCAATAATGCTAAATATGGATCTGTTGCTTTCTTGAGAAGACTCTTCACGGTTCTGACCATCCGCTCAGCCTCTCCATTACTCTGAGGGTGTAGCGGACTGCTATTAATATGCAAAAATTCGTATTCGCTTGCGAATTTTGCAAGTGCGGCAGAAGAATACTGAGGCCCATTATTTGATCGAACTTCTTCGGTAATTCCGTGTCGGGAAAAGAAAAATTTCATGTGTTCAATCACAACATTTGATGTCGCATCTGATAGTCTCACTATTTCTGGATACCTTGACATATTGATATAGTCTACAACGAGAAGATATGAATGTCCCTTCCATTCGAAGAGATCAGTTCCGACACGTCGCCAGGGACGACTTGGCAATGGTGTAGGAATGAGAGGTTCAGCTCTATTGCTGCGTTCTTTGCTGCAAACTCAGTAATTCTCCACTGTCTCTTTCAATTGAGAACCCATTCCTGGCTACCACACTGCTGCTTTTGTGCGATCCAAAGTATTTGTGATACCCATGTGACCTGTGTGGAGTCTCTTTATAACCTTATCTCATAATGATTCTGGAATAATTATCGGATTGCCTCTTAGAAGTAATCCATATTGGACTGACAATTCTGAAAAGACAGGATAATAATCCTTGATTGGCCCCTTCAACAGGTGTTTAGCTGGTCATCCCTGTAAGCAATATCGTTTCAATTGATTGCACGTGTTGTCTGcattctgtctgtcctgtACGTCTTTCAGTTGTTTTTCCGTCACAGGAAGATGGTTGATGATCAGTTCGACATAGGATTCAGCTGCTTTTTCCAACTCATGGGATGATTCCGTAGTAATCTGCACTGGACTTCTGGACAATGTATCTGTCGTGAAAAATTTCTTTCCTGAGACATGACTTATTGAGAAGTTGTATCACATCAGTCGAAGCATGAATCTCTGAATATATATTGGTAGCTCATCCAGCCTTTTGCTTGAACTAAGTAAAGAAACTAGAGGCTTGTGTGGTCTGTCTCCACCTGAAATCTCATACTGTAAAGATAATCACTGAAACGCTCACATGCCCACGTGAAAGCCAAGACTTCTCTCTCTATTTGTGCGTATTTTTGCTCAGTGGGAGTCATGGACCTTGATGCATATGGCTATCGGTTTGAAGTCTCCTGTGTCCTGTCTCTGCTGTATGACTGCACCTAACCCAAAAGATGATGTGTCTCTCCAGTGGGTGTATACAAAGCCAAAACTGGTGATTTTATGAGATCCTCTTTGATCTTCTGAAATGCTGCTGCTTGCGGGTAATCCCAGATCCAagcattttgtttgcttagAAGTTTCCGCAGCGGTTCCGTTTCTCTGCCAAGTTTGGAATGAACTTGCCCAAATGGTTCACCATACCAAGGAGACATCTCACTTCAGCTGTGTTGGTTGTTTCTTTCAATTGTAACACAGCTTTCACTTTGTCAAGGTCGCTCCTGATCCCATTCTGATCAATGACTTGTCCCAAGAACTTTATCTGTGGAACAGAAAACACACACTTCTCTTGATTAA
The sequence above is drawn from the Corticium candelabrum chromosome 8, ooCorCand1.1, whole genome shotgun sequence genome and encodes:
- the LOC134182851 gene encoding uncharacterized protein LOC134182851; translated protein: MSRYPEIVRLSDATSNVVIEHMKFFFSRHGITEEVRSNNGPQYSSAALAKFASEYEFLHINSSPLHPQSNGEAERMRTDFRHLNYFMGRQIRSVVPKLPQVLHPRALSWKEILKNEAIGKEDKKRRFNKRHVTKVLKPLTEGTTVWETYWQQPGKVLQDESTPRSYGVQIPSTTVPRNRRHLVNIPPSQQQEEIPVKTPNPNSTQGISKLKHLHKKVESHRIHQNSGQGVEDE